From the Bdellovibrio reynosensis genome, one window contains:
- a CDS encoding DUF1552 domain-containing protein, translating into MKYNKMSRRMFLQGAGQMLPIPFLVSLLPRELWAQSTSGAAVKRYIGVSSNFDYGRHSNWFPTMNRPALTLSPGNGDRDVYYAPLSSYLTSSTANLSRVFGNHLNSNINSINIIRGLDLSTRIAHGNGHIFGNFQANDNHEANSSQCSAIRTIDQVLRDSAKFNTSGKDVAVLGNDGRSWRRDSSGNIVRANLVANNLRGTYNYLFNNGSLPETTGTSQTTAAHPRAASMNGIMEDYTRVRNSRQISAGDRTALSNAMDLLSDIQRGLQGTTTQAGGTCSHRSMNNLSSTGIYMMNEAQMTTFANMIVAAIMCDVTRIFMWNGWVNEDLFDTHPSEDFHQGHSHIPFSTVNGQLNWQYMGDVQRSFVRGFIAPLVNGLAGAVDPSNDQSYLYNSLVHFTLEASQVHSPNYQPCMLAGNAGGIIGLSFRLHGSHASKSVVCRFV; encoded by the coding sequence ATGAAGTATAATAAAATGTCACGACGAATGTTTCTGCAGGGTGCTGGTCAAATGCTTCCTATTCCTTTTTTAGTTTCGCTTTTGCCTAGGGAACTTTGGGCGCAATCAACATCGGGTGCAGCGGTAAAGCGCTATATTGGTGTATCAAGTAACTTTGATTACGGCAGACACTCAAACTGGTTTCCGACGATGAATAGACCTGCATTGACGTTAAGCCCTGGGAATGGTGATCGTGATGTTTATTATGCCCCACTTTCATCGTACTTAACTTCGTCAACGGCGAACTTATCTAGAGTTTTTGGTAATCATCTAAACTCTAATATCAATAGCATCAACATCATTCGCGGTTTGGATTTATCTACACGCATTGCGCACGGTAATGGTCATATCTTCGGAAATTTCCAAGCCAATGATAACCACGAAGCAAACTCTAGCCAATGTTCTGCTATTCGCACGATTGACCAAGTCTTACGCGACAGTGCGAAATTTAATACTTCGGGTAAAGACGTGGCAGTCCTTGGTAATGATGGACGGTCCTGGCGCAGAGACTCTTCAGGAAATATTGTTCGCGCAAACTTAGTCGCGAATAACTTGCGGGGAACTTACAACTATCTTTTTAATAATGGAAGTCTTCCGGAAACGACGGGAACATCGCAAACAACTGCGGCTCATCCCCGTGCGGCGAGTATGAATGGCATCATGGAGGACTATACCCGGGTTCGTAACAGTCGTCAGATCAGTGCTGGTGATAGAACTGCATTAAGTAATGCTATGGACCTTTTATCTGACATTCAACGTGGTCTTCAAGGTACGACAACTCAAGCTGGTGGTACTTGCAGCCATCGTTCCATGAATAATCTTAGCAGTACTGGAATCTACATGATGAACGAAGCGCAAATGACGACATTTGCAAATATGATCGTCGCAGCCATCATGTGTGATGTTACTAGAATCTTTATGTGGAACGGATGGGTGAATGAAGATTTATTCGATACCCACCCTTCAGAAGATTTCCATCAAGGCCACAGCCATATTCCGTTTTCGACAGTGAACGGTCAGTTGAACTGGCAATACATGGGTGATGTGCAAAGATCTTTCGTCAGAGGTTTCATCGCTCCACTAGTAAATGGCTTAGCTGGCGCGGTGGATCCTTCCAATGACCAAAGTTATTTATATAACTCGCTTGTACATTTCACCCTTGAGGCATCACAAGTTCACAGTCCGAACTATCAACCTTGTATGTTAGCCGGTAACGCTGGTGGAATCATCGGGTTATCTTTTAGACTACACGGATCGCACGCGAGTAAGTCCGTGGTGTGCAGATTCGTTTGA
- a CDS encoding DNA polymerase II: MQTRIEGFIFTGTSLDLADRQVLKLYGQSNQGSFLVTIDQFQNYFFVEANKPTSIRSLNGHWAEKVSCSSQAILLDKRRKFESEGLRTFEADIKPLDRFLMDNRIFAQVTVEGDGVMKNGLLTFINPNITPGNYYPDYKILSFDIETGRDGRILSLAYCARGKEFDERRTIVLGSGAETPDVKFSKDEKGILLFFQEAMQRIDPDIVTGWNVIGFDLNFIFNKSQQLKTPLVLGRGTRPFNMFKNARGEWFVNLEGRVVVDGPRALKMNFFSFESYSLNNVSKDVLGDSKDIDEDEGINKWDEIERRFREDKMALARYNVKDAVLVLDIFEKTKLIDLLLTRSYISGLLLERVGGSVASFDHFYLPSLHDAGLVASNVDDVEFSGTGKGGFVLNPKVGIHSNVLVMDFKSLYPTVIRTFLIDPLSRFARDHETLTTPVGLRFSRTKHILPGKISELLERRRQAKKEKNENLSQAIKILMNSFYGVMGSTGCRFYHEDLPNGITGSGQWILKTVIDFLEEKKFSVLYGDTDSLFVQLPAYEDYTIQAKQLVNEVNAFLSEKLKQDYAVESHLEIQYDKFFKTLILTSTRGMDEGAKKRYAGLVEKKVDGKTVEEIILTGMEYVRSDWSLLARNFQYELVRRVFYGEDIQEYIDSILKKLEDRELNDHLVLSKRLSKPLSEYVKNVPPHARAAKILFEKKGILHRRPRYVMTLRGPIPVELQHDDIDFDYYISRQLAPIADSILALFGKSFEQMRGKQLSLF; encoded by the coding sequence GTGCAAACTCGCATTGAAGGCTTTATTTTTACCGGGACTAGTTTAGATTTGGCGGACCGCCAAGTCCTTAAACTTTATGGCCAGTCAAACCAAGGTTCTTTTCTGGTCACTATTGATCAATTTCAAAATTATTTTTTCGTTGAAGCCAATAAACCCACTTCAATCCGAAGTCTCAATGGGCACTGGGCAGAAAAAGTTTCTTGTTCTAGCCAAGCCATCTTATTAGATAAAAGACGGAAATTTGAAAGCGAAGGGTTACGAACCTTTGAAGCTGACATAAAACCTTTAGACCGCTTTTTAATGGATAATCGAATTTTCGCTCAAGTCACTGTGGAAGGTGACGGCGTTATGAAAAACGGTCTTCTGACTTTTATTAATCCAAACATCACTCCTGGTAACTACTATCCTGATTACAAAATTTTGTCTTTTGATATCGAGACGGGAAGAGATGGCAGAATTCTTTCACTTGCCTATTGTGCGCGAGGTAAAGAATTTGATGAGCGGAGAACCATTGTGTTGGGTTCTGGTGCTGAAACTCCAGACGTTAAGTTTTCTAAGGACGAAAAAGGCATTCTATTATTCTTCCAAGAAGCCATGCAAAGAATTGATCCAGACATCGTCACGGGCTGGAATGTTATTGGGTTTGATTTAAATTTTATATTCAACAAGTCCCAACAATTAAAGACTCCACTTGTTTTAGGCCGTGGCACGCGTCCTTTTAACATGTTTAAAAACGCTCGGGGTGAATGGTTTGTGAATCTTGAAGGCCGCGTTGTTGTAGACGGCCCCCGCGCGCTTAAAATGAATTTCTTTAGTTTTGAAAGTTACAGCCTTAATAACGTTTCAAAGGATGTTTTAGGTGATTCCAAAGACATTGACGAAGATGAGGGTATAAATAAGTGGGATGAGATCGAACGCCGCTTCCGTGAAGATAAAATGGCATTAGCTCGTTATAACGTGAAGGATGCTGTATTAGTTTTAGATATCTTTGAAAAAACCAAACTTATCGATCTGCTATTAACTCGCTCTTATATCTCGGGACTTCTTTTAGAAAGAGTCGGCGGGTCGGTAGCGTCTTTTGATCATTTCTATTTGCCTTCTTTGCATGATGCAGGATTAGTCGCGTCTAATGTTGATGACGTTGAATTCAGTGGCACTGGAAAAGGTGGATTCGTTCTAAATCCCAAAGTGGGGATTCATTCAAACGTTCTAGTGATGGATTTTAAAAGTCTATATCCTACGGTGATTAGAACTTTCTTGATTGATCCGCTTTCGCGTTTTGCTCGCGATCACGAGACTTTGACGACTCCGGTGGGACTTCGCTTTTCTCGCACCAAACATATTTTGCCGGGTAAAATTTCTGAACTTCTAGAAAGAAGGCGTCAGGCCAAAAAAGAAAAAAATGAAAACCTGTCCCAGGCGATTAAAATTTTAATGAATAGCTTTTATGGAGTTATGGGATCCACGGGCTGTCGCTTTTATCATGAAGATCTTCCTAACGGCATCACAGGAAGCGGGCAGTGGATCTTAAAAACCGTTATCGATTTCTTAGAAGAAAAAAAGTTCAGCGTTCTTTATGGGGACACAGACTCTTTATTTGTGCAACTGCCTGCTTACGAAGACTATACGATTCAGGCTAAGCAACTCGTAAATGAAGTGAATGCCTTTTTAAGTGAAAAACTCAAACAAGATTATGCGGTCGAATCCCACCTTGAAATTCAGTACGACAAATTTTTTAAAACTTTGATTCTTACCAGTACTCGCGGCATGGATGAAGGCGCGAAGAAGCGGTATGCCGGACTTGTGGAAAAGAAAGTCGATGGAAAGACAGTCGAAGAAATCATTTTAACCGGCATGGAGTATGTACGCTCTGATTGGTCGCTCCTAGCACGTAATTTTCAGTACGAGCTTGTCCGTCGAGTTTTCTATGGTGAAGACATTCAAGAATATATTGATTCCATTTTAAAAAAGCTTGAAGACCGAGAGTTGAATGATCACCTTGTTCTTAGTAAACGCTTATCAAAACCGTTATCAGAATATGTCAAAAATGTTCCACCCCATGCCCGTGCGGCTAAAATTCTTTTTGAAAAAAAAGGAATTTTGCATCGCAGGCCCCGTTATGTAATGACTTTAAGAGGTCCCATTCCCGTTGAACTTCAACACGACGATATTGATTTTGACTATTACATTTCTCGTCAGTTAGCTCCTATTGCAGATAGTATTCTTGCGCTATTTGGCAAAAGTTTTGAACAAATGCGCGGGAAGCAGCTTTCATTATTCTAA
- a CDS encoding lipase family protein has product MGQRHLTHILISLLGFFMGSSVFAADLTDVFHNSLNIPSLSNSELSVLKGYDIYLVPGILSETFLDDDDRSSVTFSRLTGEYFETQQNLLEKKYGLRSQRLSSSSQSVAEIRTSIQRALAESNTAKRKAVFIAHSLGGLALLEEVVSFPAHQKNVAGIIFLQTPFKGSPVADVYFEGPLHLDKLLKPVIPYFNTSPQIIRYLGTVSRNNFMTENAGSVQSLLQKVPIITVGGVVNDDPSLFSPAVSIIANGCFKKVLGQCVVQTSFKGPFDLSDGMVPFQSSKLQGADFIKLEGVDHGETVVNIPFETYDKAAVTKSLLRILISKIAN; this is encoded by the coding sequence ATGGGGCAAAGGCACTTAACCCACATTCTAATATCTCTTTTAGGTTTCTTTATGGGATCCAGCGTTTTTGCTGCTGACCTGACCGATGTCTTTCATAACTCCTTAAATATCCCATCCCTTAGTAACTCCGAACTTTCAGTTTTAAAAGGCTATGACATTTACTTGGTCCCGGGAATCCTTTCAGAAACTTTTCTAGATGATGATGATAGATCCTCCGTCACTTTTTCGCGATTGACTGGTGAGTACTTCGAAACCCAGCAAAATCTTTTAGAAAAGAAATACGGATTAAGAAGTCAGCGTTTATCTAGCTCGTCTCAGTCAGTGGCTGAAATTAGAACGTCCATTCAAAGAGCTTTAGCAGAATCCAATACGGCTAAAAGGAAAGCCGTATTTATAGCCCATTCATTGGGTGGTTTGGCCCTATTAGAAGAGGTTGTAAGTTTCCCTGCTCATCAAAAAAACGTAGCAGGCATTATCTTTTTGCAAACTCCTTTTAAAGGTTCCCCGGTTGCAGATGTTTATTTTGAAGGTCCGCTGCATTTAGATAAATTGTTAAAGCCGGTGATTCCGTATTTTAATACTTCACCCCAGATCATCCGCTATTTGGGGACGGTCAGTCGCAATAACTTCATGACTGAAAACGCTGGCAGTGTTCAATCGCTATTGCAGAAAGTCCCAATAATCACAGTCGGCGGAGTGGTCAATGACGATCCAAGTTTGTTCTCACCCGCAGTGAGCATCATTGCAAATGGCTGTTTTAAAAAAGTCCTTGGTCAATGTGTCGTGCAAACGTCATTTAAGGGACCTTTTGATCTTAGTGATGGCATGGTTCCATTTCAAAGTTCTAAACTTCAGGGCGCTGACTTCATCAAGCTTGAAGGGGTTGATCACGGTGAGACTGTGGTAAACATCCCATTTGAGACTTATGATAAAGCCGCCGTCACGAAGAGCTTGCTTAGAATCTTGATTTCAAAAATTGCAAACTAA
- a CDS encoding ParA family protein has translation MGSIVAFINQKGGVAKTTTAINVAAQWAHNGKKVLLVDLDPQSSATRSIFGDMDFENTIYDVLTGELAAEEAVVASETFGFDVIPSEIMLSGIEIILASKFGRESILKRGLAEIKDNYDIIVIDCSPSLGLLTVNALIASKDIVIPICPEYFSLKGIELILETLKNIHQGLGHKIDVRGIIISKYRNRKIVEKVINDLRTNYTIPVFSNYIPDSIVVEEAHHNHKPMLQYSPKNPAGQALANLAVEMWA, from the coding sequence ATGGGATCAATCGTAGCATTTATTAATCAAAAAGGCGGAGTCGCTAAAACTACGACAGCAATCAATGTTGCTGCACAATGGGCTCACAACGGCAAAAAAGTTTTGCTAGTGGATTTAGACCCACAATCTTCCGCAACTCGTTCGATCTTTGGCGACATGGACTTTGAAAACACTATTTATGACGTTTTGACGGGGGAACTTGCTGCCGAAGAAGCCGTGGTCGCTTCCGAAACATTCGGCTTTGACGTGATTCCTTCAGAAATCATGTTAAGCGGTATTGAAATTATCTTGGCGTCAAAATTTGGACGTGAAAGCATTTTGAAGCGCGGCCTTGCGGAGATTAAAGACAACTACGATATTATCGTGATTGATTGCTCGCCATCCTTGGGTCTTTTGACAGTGAATGCTTTGATTGCATCAAAAGATATCGTGATTCCAATTTGCCCAGAATACTTCTCTTTAAAAGGTATCGAGCTCATCCTAGAAACTTTAAAGAATATCCATCAAGGCTTGGGTCATAAAATTGACGTACGTGGGATTATTATTTCTAAGTACCGCAATCGTAAGATCGTAGAAAAAGTTATTAACGATCTTCGTACTAACTATACAATTCCGGTATTTAGTAACTACATTCCGGATTCAATCGTGGTTGAAGAAGCCCATCACAATCACAAACCAATGCTTCAATATTCGCCGAAAAATCCTGCAGGCCAAGCCTTAGCTAATCTTGCTGTGGAAATGTGGGCGTAA